In Parasegetibacter sp. NRK P23, a single genomic region encodes these proteins:
- a CDS encoding phage integrase SAM-like domain-containing protein — protein sequence MKYMESLKKMVNWAVKNGWLEKSSFDAFKLQSKD from the coding sequence ATGAAGTACATGGAAAGCCTAAAGAAAATGGTGAACTGGGCAGTAAAAAACGGATGGTTGGAGAAAAGTTCATTCGACGCTTTCAAGCTCCAGAGTAAAGACTGA
- a CDS encoding DUF1835 domain-containing protein, with translation MIHIVFNEADVAILEKAIEINDDLEGKVVLIKDDYAVGPLLQGYLGEGRTLRNEWWKTLLAGTEYEGKAESGEVDDFKTVAELSGTMSRDETEKIWIWMAQNQHDVCGYYWLLHFLKPFQGRVFVLYLNNLPFINEKGGIFYPSWISEIPVSEFRKAKKLARVITPSELEVDPDEWKKLMDENGMVRILEGGKKIATKDEDFYDKDILSNCTTDWQKAQRVINNTLHRMKIKTGDVFLGWRLKELVGSGKLEVNGDISKTWKEFEVKLPGSAGSGNEIEA, from the coding sequence ATGATTCATATTGTATTTAATGAAGCGGATGTTGCCATCCTGGAGAAAGCGATCGAGATCAATGATGACCTGGAAGGAAAAGTAGTGCTGATAAAAGACGATTACGCCGTTGGCCCCTTACTACAGGGATACCTGGGAGAAGGTCGGACGCTGCGCAATGAATGGTGGAAGACATTACTGGCCGGCACGGAATATGAAGGAAAAGCGGAGTCGGGAGAAGTGGATGATTTCAAAACCGTAGCCGAGTTATCCGGCACAATGAGCCGGGATGAAACAGAAAAGATTTGGATATGGATGGCGCAGAACCAGCATGATGTGTGCGGGTATTATTGGTTGCTCCATTTTCTGAAGCCATTCCAGGGACGGGTATTTGTTTTGTACCTGAATAACCTTCCCTTCATCAACGAAAAAGGAGGCATATTCTATCCTTCATGGATCAGCGAAATCCCTGTTTCGGAATTCAGGAAAGCGAAAAAACTAGCCCGGGTGATCACGCCCAGCGAATTGGAAGTGGATCCGGATGAATGGAAGAAGTTGATGGACGAAAACGGTATGGTACGCATATTGGAAGGAGGGAAGAAAATCGCCACAAAGGACGAAGACTTTTACGACAAGGATATCCTTTCTAATTGTACGACAGATTGGCAAAAAGCACAACGGGTGATCAACAATACGTTGCACAGGATGAAAATCAAAACGGGAGATGTTTTTCTTGGATGGAGGCTGAAAGAACTTGTTGGAAGCGGTAAACTTGAAGTGAACGGTGATATCAGCAAAACATGGAAGGAGTTTGAAGTGAAATTGCCGGGAAGCGCAGGAAGCGGTAATGAAATTGAAGCGTAG
- a CDS encoding DNA gyrase/topoisomerase IV subunit A, protein MSKENYDAQEKNEKETGVQSQYKTWFLDYASYVILERAVPAIEDGLKPVQRRILHAMKEMDDGRYNKVANIIGQSMQYHPHGDASIGDALVNMGQKDLLIDTQGNWGDVRTGDDAAAARYIEARLSKFALDVVFNNKTTEWQLSYDGRKNEPVTLPVKFPLLLAQGADGIAVGLSTKILPHNFCEIIEAAIKHLRGKKFDLYPDFLTGGMVDVTNYNDGKRGGKVRVRANIEELDKKTLIIRNVPFGVTTSSLIDSILKANDQGKIKIKKVTDNTAADVEIMVDLAPGISPDITIDALYAFTDCEVSISPNACVIVDNKPRFLGAHDLLTHSADQTKDLLKKELEIKLGELQEKWHYTSLEKIFFEEKIYKELEKKHETWDKVIEAINKAFDPFKKKLKRAISREDIVKLTEKPVRRIYRLDIDELNEQIKGLEADIKQVEHDLEHLTDFTIAYFENLLKKYGKGRERKTEIKLFEAIQAKQVAIANTKLYVNRADGFIGSGLKKDEFITDCSDLDDIIAFTKSGKMKVVKMADKVFIGKDIIHIAVFQKNDERTTYNMIYADGKSGISYGKRFNVTGVTRDKEYDLTKGDPKSKVLYFSVNPNGEAEVVKVLLSPNCSARIKELDFYFETLEIKGRSVLGNQVTKYPIKSVKFKEAGKSTLSARKLWFDDQFGRLNTEEKGNYLGSFDPEDKILVVYNDGTYEITDQELTQRFDADKVMLIQQFNNSRILTAIYYDAAKLQFNIKRFKIETGTMKTRFLFIKEGEGNYLASITTDEQPVLLLKTGKKSAPDIQKIKIADFVEVMGWKAVGNKLVDKKAVDFEWEKKAGKDDGQPELFE, encoded by the coding sequence ATGAGCAAGGAAAATTACGACGCACAGGAAAAGAATGAAAAAGAAACCGGAGTCCAGAGCCAGTACAAAACCTGGTTCCTGGATTACGCCTCTTATGTTATTCTTGAACGGGCCGTTCCGGCGATTGAGGACGGACTGAAGCCCGTTCAACGCAGGATACTCCACGCCATGAAGGAAATGGATGACGGACGCTACAATAAAGTGGCCAACATCATCGGCCAAAGTATGCAGTACCACCCGCACGGGGATGCGTCGATCGGGGATGCCCTTGTGAATATGGGACAAAAAGATTTGCTGATTGATACCCAGGGCAACTGGGGGGATGTGCGTACAGGAGATGATGCGGCAGCCGCAAGGTATATTGAGGCACGCCTGAGTAAATTCGCGCTGGATGTGGTTTTCAACAATAAAACCACGGAATGGCAACTGAGTTACGATGGCCGGAAGAACGAACCGGTAACTCTACCGGTGAAGTTTCCATTATTGCTCGCCCAGGGAGCGGATGGCATTGCCGTGGGGTTGTCGACAAAAATCCTGCCCCACAACTTCTGTGAAATCATTGAAGCCGCCATCAAACACCTCCGGGGTAAAAAATTTGATTTGTATCCTGATTTTCTTACCGGTGGGATGGTTGATGTAACAAATTACAACGACGGCAAACGCGGTGGAAAAGTACGCGTGCGCGCCAACATCGAAGAGCTGGATAAAAAAACGCTGATCATCCGCAATGTGCCCTTCGGCGTAACCACTTCCTCCCTCATTGATTCTATCCTGAAAGCAAACGACCAGGGTAAAATCAAGATCAAAAAAGTGACCGATAATACCGCCGCCGATGTGGAAATTATGGTGGACCTCGCACCGGGGATTTCTCCTGACATTACCATTGACGCGCTGTACGCCTTTACCGATTGCGAAGTGAGCATCTCGCCCAATGCCTGCGTGATCGTGGACAATAAACCCAGGTTCCTCGGTGCCCACGACCTGCTCACGCATTCCGCCGATCAAACCAAAGACCTGCTGAAAAAAGAACTGGAGATCAAACTGGGTGAACTGCAGGAGAAATGGCATTATACCTCGCTGGAGAAAATATTCTTCGAAGAGAAAATCTATAAGGAACTCGAAAAGAAACACGAGACCTGGGATAAAGTGATCGAAGCCATCAACAAAGCATTTGACCCCTTTAAAAAGAAACTGAAGAGGGCCATCTCCAGGGAAGATATCGTTAAGCTCACCGAAAAGCCCGTTCGAAGGATTTACCGGCTCGATATCGATGAACTCAACGAACAGATCAAAGGACTGGAAGCTGATATCAAACAGGTGGAACATGACCTGGAACACCTGACCGACTTTACCATCGCCTACTTCGAGAACCTCCTCAAAAAATATGGTAAAGGACGCGAGCGGAAAACGGAAATCAAACTTTTTGAAGCCATCCAGGCCAAACAGGTGGCTATCGCCAACACCAAACTGTATGTGAACCGTGCCGATGGATTCATTGGTTCCGGGTTGAAAAAAGATGAATTCATCACCGATTGCTCCGACCTCGATGATATCATCGCCTTCACCAAATCTGGAAAAATGAAAGTGGTGAAAATGGCCGATAAGGTCTTCATCGGGAAAGACATCATCCACATCGCCGTGTTCCAGAAGAACGATGAACGTACCACCTACAATATGATTTACGCGGATGGAAAAAGCGGCATCAGCTACGGAAAAAGGTTCAACGTAACCGGCGTTACACGAGATAAGGAATATGATCTCACAAAAGGCGATCCCAAATCAAAAGTGTTGTACTTCTCCGTGAACCCCAATGGTGAAGCGGAAGTGGTGAAGGTATTGTTAAGTCCCAATTGCAGCGCCCGCATCAAAGAACTTGACTTTTACTTTGAAACACTTGAAATCAAGGGCAGGTCGGTATTGGGAAATCAGGTCACCAAATATCCCATCAAAAGTGTGAAGTTCAAAGAAGCCGGTAAATCCACGCTCAGCGCCCGGAAACTCTGGTTCGACGATCAGTTCGGCAGGCTGAATACCGAGGAGAAAGGAAACTATCTCGGCAGTTTCGATCCGGAAGATAAAATACTGGTGGTATACAACGACGGTACCTACGAGATTACTGACCAGGAACTGACGCAGCGCTTCGACGCGGATAAGGTAATGCTGATCCAGCAATTCAACAATTCGCGCATACTCACGGCAATCTATTATGATGCCGCGAAACTTCAGTTCAATATCAAAAGGTTTAAAATTGAGACCGGCACCATGAAAACAAGGTTCCTGTTCATCAAGGAAGGGGAGGGGAACTACCTCGCTTCCATCACCACCGATGAACAGCCGGTACTGCTGCTGAAAACGGGTAAAAAATCAGCCCCTGATATCCAGAAAATCAAGATCGCGGATTTCGTGGAAGTGATGGGCTGGAAAGCCGTGGGCAACAAACTCGTGGACAAAAAAGCCGTCGATTTTGAATGGGAAAAAAAGGCCGGTAAGGACGACGGGCAGCCTGAATTATTTGAATAA
- a CDS encoding VOC family protein — translation MKLLGIHHVAILTDDYEKSKKFYTEVLGFQVMAETYRENRNSWKLDLALDGGYMIELFSFPDFRERASFPEAKGLRHLAFSVADVEQARTFLLDKGVEKVEEIRIDELTGKTFLFFYDPNGQPLELYET, via the coding sequence ATGAAACTCCTGGGTATCCACCACGTTGCCATCCTGACGGACGACTACGAAAAAAGTAAAAAGTTTTACACCGAAGTACTCGGCTTTCAGGTGATGGCTGAAACATACAGGGAAAACAGGAACTCCTGGAAACTGGACCTGGCTTTGGATGGCGGGTATATGATTGAACTGTTTTCTTTCCCGGATTTCCGGGAGAGGGCCTCGTTCCCGGAAGCCAAAGGACTGAGACATCTTGCGTTCTCAGTTGCGGACGTGGAGCAGGCGAGGACTTTTCTGTTGGATAAAGGAGTGGAAAAAGTAGAGGAAATAAGAATCGATGAATTGACGGGTAAGACGTTTCTGTTCTTTTATGACCCGAATGGGCAACCGTTGGAATTATATGAAACCTGA
- a CDS encoding AMP-binding protein: MMHKEADGQRSWLHRYLGWVATRPDAIAFQTYDGGVSYRGFHERVLRYAREFSLLQKGTIGVMATGSVEMNACILASFLTGKTIVPLHPEWPLDRKVFALQESKAELLVSPDNIPFPKEISALELRIICSEALTHEGGQFEFSFFEASSSEIPAYILFTSGSTGKPKGVPVPFRCLNAFKAYYLDDQRYGFSSSDRLLQVYDATFDVFYFPFLIALETGATCCLLPQKKQIRSLLILEALLHYNITVLSMVPTVLQVVKGLIKGMSFPALRLSFFSGDILYRSLAEIWEKACSNAVIYNCYGPTETTIVCTTFCWNEEKANTDHPIVPMGAPFPGTTVAVMMEEAPCGAGETGELYISGSQVFNGYLGQESSCVVDGWFPSGDLVHQDERGFLHFHGRKDFQVKIGGYRVETEEVAVRISELLQQEVVVVAQRDHEHNNILVAFVRSKVPIDTTSLASRLRDLLPGYMIPGKYRFVEEWPYNNNGKIDRQKLIALG; encoded by the coding sequence ATGATGCATAAGGAAGCGGACGGGCAAAGAAGCTGGTTACACCGGTATTTGGGTTGGGTCGCCACCAGGCCCGATGCTATTGCTTTCCAAACATATGATGGCGGTGTTTCTTACCGCGGTTTCCATGAACGTGTACTCCGTTACGCCCGGGAGTTCTCCTTGTTACAGAAAGGTACAATAGGGGTAATGGCAACAGGCTCCGTCGAAATGAACGCGTGTATCCTGGCCTCCTTTCTCACGGGAAAAACAATTGTTCCGTTGCATCCTGAGTGGCCGTTGGACAGAAAGGTTTTTGCTTTGCAAGAAAGTAAGGCGGAATTACTTGTATCTCCGGATAATATCCCCTTTCCAAAGGAAATCAGCGCTCTGGAGCTGAGAATTATTTGTTCCGAAGCGTTAACACATGAAGGCGGGCAGTTTGAATTTTCTTTTTTTGAAGCTTCATCTTCAGAAATACCGGCGTATATTCTGTTTACATCAGGAAGTACAGGCAAACCTAAAGGCGTTCCGGTACCGTTCCGTTGTTTGAATGCCTTTAAAGCGTATTACCTGGATGATCAGCGGTATGGTTTTTCGTCCTCCGACAGGCTCCTACAGGTCTATGACGCAACGTTTGACGTGTTCTATTTTCCTTTCTTAATCGCGTTGGAAACCGGAGCCACCTGTTGTCTGTTGCCGCAGAAAAAACAAATCAGGTCATTACTAATCCTGGAAGCGTTGCTTCATTATAATATTACAGTGCTGAGCATGGTTCCCACGGTCCTTCAGGTTGTAAAGGGACTTATTAAGGGAATGTCGTTCCCGGCGCTCAGACTGAGCTTTTTTTCCGGCGATATATTGTACCGTTCGCTGGCGGAAATATGGGAAAAAGCCTGCTCCAACGCGGTAATTTATAATTGCTACGGTCCAACCGAAACAACGATCGTTTGCACTACATTTTGTTGGAACGAAGAGAAGGCAAATACAGATCATCCGATCGTTCCTATGGGCGCGCCGTTTCCAGGTACAACCGTGGCGGTGATGATGGAGGAGGCACCTTGTGGAGCCGGTGAAACAGGTGAATTGTACATTTCGGGAAGTCAGGTTTTTAACGGGTACCTCGGTCAGGAAAGCAGTTGCGTGGTGGACGGGTGGTTTCCATCGGGTGATCTTGTGCACCAGGATGAACGGGGATTCCTCCATTTTCATGGGAGAAAAGACTTCCAGGTGAAGATTGGCGGCTATCGCGTAGAAACGGAAGAAGTGGCCGTTAGAATAAGTGAATTGTTGCAGCAAGAAGTAGTGGTGGTGGCCCAGAGGGACCACGAGCACAATAATATTCTCGTGGCATTTGTAAGAAGTAAAGTGCCCATAGATACAACTTCGCTCGCAAGTCGTTTAAGGGATTTGCTTCCCGGCTATATGATCCCTGGGAAATACAGATTCGTGGAAGAATGGCCGTATAACAACAATGGAAAAATTGATCGCCAAAAACTAATTGCATTGGGATGA
- a CDS encoding MBOAT family protein, producing MPFNSLLYLFFLAVTALVFARLKSGKAQQIWLLLAGCLFVGYFSWASLTAILLITAGNYILMKRYNGLPSQRSKNILFCSMLFVNGFLLLGYKFLQEFLGWNEWLLLGMGFYILQHAGNWIALHFAGYDSSRQSNSYFLSVLFFPKIPSGPLLSAKDVALFQPGEKYITRGKDVVYAVNRITLGLVKKMVIADRLLPFVQEIFDKHTALSVFDIYLGSILFTVQLYADFSGYIDIALGSARLFGISLPENFQLPLRAQSVTDFWRKWHITLVAWLRNNVFQPVSFAYRKSTYGLLMAIGVTFLVSAFWHGLAITFFIWALLHFIYLTLEKKSGAAGKKGKNFFGKLIRAVIVLNLVSVAHFFFRAGNWNGLTTLLQQLAELPPLLPEGATFKTWLINGGRYIEDTLNVRLGMLLAAAWIIFEPRINKSAKSEELNIAYSALMFFLLLSIGIFDAGERFIYMQF from the coding sequence ATGCCGTTTAATTCACTGCTATACCTGTTTTTTTTAGCGGTTACAGCACTGGTGTTTGCACGCCTGAAGTCCGGTAAGGCGCAGCAAATATGGCTTTTGCTGGCAGGATGCTTATTTGTGGGGTACTTCAGTTGGGCTTCCCTAACAGCGATACTGCTGATTACAGCGGGAAACTATATCCTGATGAAGCGGTACAACGGCTTACCGTCTCAGCGTTCGAAAAATATACTTTTTTGTAGTATGCTTTTTGTGAACGGCTTTTTGCTGCTTGGCTATAAATTTTTGCAGGAGTTCCTCGGTTGGAACGAATGGTTGTTGCTTGGAATGGGCTTTTATATCCTTCAGCACGCGGGAAACTGGATCGCGCTTCATTTTGCCGGATACGACTCTTCCCGGCAAAGCAATAGTTATTTCCTTTCAGTACTTTTCTTTCCTAAAATACCTTCTGGACCATTGTTGTCGGCAAAGGATGTAGCGCTCTTTCAACCCGGAGAAAAATACATTACAAGGGGAAAAGATGTGGTTTACGCGGTGAACAGGATCACTCTTGGGTTGGTAAAGAAGATGGTTATTGCCGACAGGTTACTGCCCTTTGTGCAGGAAATTTTTGATAAGCATACCGCGTTGTCTGTGTTTGATATATATCTTGGATCGATATTGTTCACGGTTCAGTTGTATGCTGATTTCTCCGGCTATATCGATATCGCGTTGGGTTCGGCAAGGTTGTTCGGCATCTCGCTTCCTGAAAATTTCCAGTTGCCATTGCGTGCGCAATCCGTTACCGATTTTTGGCGGAAATGGCACATCACGCTGGTTGCCTGGTTGCGCAACAATGTTTTTCAACCGGTTTCCTTTGCTTACCGGAAATCAACTTACGGCCTGCTTATGGCGATCGGTGTTACGTTCCTGGTGAGCGCTTTCTGGCATGGATTGGCGATCACATTTTTTATATGGGCCCTGCTCCATTTTATATACCTGACGTTGGAAAAGAAATCGGGAGCCGCTGGGAAGAAAGGAAAAAACTTTTTCGGGAAACTGATCCGTGCTGTTATTGTATTGAACCTGGTGTCGGTGGCGCACTTTTTCTTCCGGGCAGGAAACTGGAATGGGCTCACTACACTCCTCCAACAGCTTGCTGAACTTCCACCCCTGCTTCCTGAAGGGGCAACATTCAAAACATGGCTCATCAATGGGGGAAGGTATATTGAAGATACGCTCAATGTTCGGTTGGGAATGCTGCTTGCGGCCGCATGGATTATTTTTGAACCAAGGATCAACAAATCCGCGAAAAGTGAAGAACTGAATATCGCTTATTCAGCGCTTATGTTTTTTCTCCTGCTTTCCATTGGCATATTCGATGCCGGGGAGCGGTTCATTTATATGCAGTTCTGA
- a CDS encoding acyl carrier protein: protein MKSISKEAILDKVSEVLKKLLDQPGLSVTTETTADQVEGWDSLTHMSIISEVERVFNIEFRFNEIMKMEKVGDMVDIIAEKTAGNAV, encoded by the coding sequence ATGAAATCAATATCGAAAGAAGCTATTTTAGACAAGGTGAGCGAGGTATTAAAGAAATTACTTGACCAGCCCGGGTTGTCAGTAACCACAGAGACTACTGCCGACCAGGTGGAAGGATGGGATTCGCTCACACACATGTCCATCATCAGCGAAGTAGAACGGGTGTTTAATATCGAATTCAGGTTCAATGAAATCATGAAGATGGAAAAAGTAGGAGACATGGTGGACATTATTGCTGAAAAAACCGCCGGGAATGCCGTTTAA